Proteins from a single region of Bombus vancouverensis nearcticus chromosome 5, iyBomVanc1_principal, whole genome shotgun sequence:
- the LOC117159678 gene encoding DNA helicase MCM8 yields the protein MSNRKLNNFYKNKWYLGKKSSKSKKNYNDNQNDEKKYQRLDPIETYNLLNVDSTYVDFNIPYYGWKLFFSDEVYKNDSDTVKKIQIVERFINRHQRLSTLLSLENLENGIIFIIDICELYNDTIFMDEWSDFKKDIYENPLHILNCFKLAVHQQILSTVPRKSLSSANIISTLSTVRIKILNQQPIMCLQDLKANSYGRLVSIRGCVIRVGHIKHLAQWIMFACRKCNLQKIVKQPLGVYTVPRICNTCGISKFRVILDSSLVKSISFQTIKIQELSNNDQNSKGSMPRTIDIELMDDLVNTCMPGDDITLTGIIKGNNNAKPRNKISFSLYMEAITIINNKQRLQDKNIINNEMSIKDYLAIKEVYNTPNIFPLLVHSLCPSIYGHEIVKAGLMLSLFGGNVENSESRENIHVLVVGDPGLGKSQMLQACERIAVKGVYVCGNSSTSSGLTITLTKENKNNKFNLEPGALVLTDRGCCCIDEFDKMHKQHSVLLEAMEQQSVSIAKSGIICSLPARASILAAANPIGGRFNRSKTVLQNLKMSVPLLSRFDLIFSLLDEPNKHIDDLLCNHVMSIHGDFNATNSVQSSTSQHINIPHTTKLSLRDRLKVPIAENTNIIPQSILRKYIAYARQYVKPKLTKEAANILQNYYLELRDQNNKVGGLSVCNRQLEAMIRLTEARAKLELRTEAIETDALDVIEILQHTFDDKITNCQSSSTRNITNRKIKEFIQILRKEAISNNSKIFSMKRLREIVSDKKILMSDFSEFIAKLNENGILLKMDSNTFKFISLD from the exons TTTATAAAAATGATTCTGATACtgttaaaaaaatacaaatagtaGAAAGATTTATAAACAGACATCAACGATTGTCAACATTACTTTCGTTGGAAAATTTAGAAAATggcataatttttattattgacATATGTGAATTATACAATGATACAATTTTTATGGATGAATGGTctgattttaagaaagatatataTGAAAATCCATTGCATATCTTAAATTGTTTTAAATTGGCTGTACATCAG CAAATTTTAAGTACAGTACCACGAAAAAGTCTAAGCTCTGCAAATATTATAAGTACACTTTCTACtgttagaataaaaatattaaatcagCAACCGATTATGTGTTTGCAAGATTTGAAAGCAAATTCTTACG GGAGATTAGTATCAATTAGAGGCTGTGTAATAAGAGTAGGCCACATAAAACATCTTGCGCAATGGATTATGTTCGCTTGTCGTAAATGTAATTTACAGAAAATAGTGAAACAGCCATTAGGAGTTTATACAGTTCCAAGAATATGTAATACATGTGGCATATCTAAATTTCGTGTGATATTAGATTCATCATTGGTGAAAAGTATCTCATTTCAAACGATTAAAATACAAGAACTTTCAAATAACGATCAG AACAGTAAAGGAAGTATGCCTAGAACGATTGATATCGAATTAATGGATGACTTAGTCAATACTTGTATGCCTGGAGATGATATTACTTTAACAGGAATTATAAAG GGTAATAATAATGCAAAGCCTCGAAATAAAATCTCATTTTCTTTGTACATGGAAGCTATtacgataattaataataaacaaaGACTTCAGGataaaaatatcataaataatgaaatgtcaataaaggattatttagcaataaag GAGGTATATAACACACCAAATATATTTCCGCTGTTGGTACATTCTTTATGTCCAAGTATATATGGTCATGAAATTGTCAAGGCCGGACTGATGTTGAGCTTATTTGGTGGAAATGTAGAAAACTCAGAATCACGAGAAAATATTCATGTATTAGTAGTTGGTGATCCTGGTCTTGGAAAATCGCAAATGTTACAAGCCTGCGAGCGAATTGCTGTCAAAG GCGTATATGTGTGTGGAAATTCAAGTACATCTTCTGGTTTGACAATAACGctaacaaaagaaaataaaaataataaatttaatttagaaCCAGGAGCATTAGTTTTGACAGATAGAGGCTGTTGTTGTATTGATGAATTTGACAAAATGCATAAACAACATTCG GTTTTATTAGAAGCTATGGAACAACAAAGTGTAAGCATTGCTAAATCAGGAATAATATGTTCTCTTCCTGCTAGAGCATCAATTCTCGCAGCTGCTAATCCGATTGGTGGTCGATTTAATAGAAGTAAAACAGTACTGCAAAACTTAAAAATGAGTGTTCCTCTCTTGTCACGTTTTGatctaatattttcattattagatGAACCGAATAAG CATATAGATGATTTATTATGTAATCATGTTATGTCAATTCATGGTGATTTCAACGCAACTAATAGTGTGCAAAGTAGTACGTCTCAACATATAAATATACCACATACAACTAAACTTTCATTAAG agaTAGACTGAAAGTTCCTATAGCAGAAAATACGAATATCATTCCACAGTCAATTCTCAGAAAATATATTGCATATGCACGGCAATATGTTAAGCCGAAGTTAACTAAAGAAGCAGCTAacatattacaaaattattatttagagCTTCGAGATCAGAATAATAAAGTTGGTGGTTTATCTGTCTGTAATAGACAATTAGAAGCTATGATACGATTAACAGAG GCTAGAGCAAAATTGGAATTACGTACAGAGGCAATAGAAACAGATGCTTTGGATGTGATAGAAATTTTACAACATACGTTTGATGACAAAATTACAAATTGCCAATCCTCAAGTACAAGAAATATAACTAATCGAAAA ATTAAAGAATTTATACAGATACTAAGAAAAGAAGCAATTTCTAACAATAGTAAGATATTTTCTATGAAAAGATTGCGTGAAATCGTATCGGATAAGAAAATTTTGATGAGTGACTTCTCTGAATTTATTGCGAAATTAAACGAAAACGGCATTTTATTGAAAATGGATAGTAATACgttcaaatttatttctttagattaa
- the LOC117159722 gene encoding uncharacterized protein LOC117159722 → MQTTATLEPASSKCILRKYPVKQECHEEKTPLMLPIFLMIPFEEKSSEAPKTSHKQTKTGVSDIQTSELSRLKFPEMRNGILSTRCHCVHRDGLQDSCPLSQCQKEPECLDKPWPSCLPAKYLQSRHPEQYPPSKN, encoded by the exons ATGCAAACTACTGCAACATTAGAGCCAGCATCTTCAAAATG TATCCTTCGCAAATATCCAGTGAAGCAGGAATGTCACGAAGAAAAAACACCACTTATGCTACCGATATTTCTAATGATTCCTTTTGAAGAGAAGTCCTCTGAGGCGCCAAAAACATCGCACAAACAAACAAAGACGGGTGTGAGTGACATCCAAACTTCAGAG cTCAGTCGTTTGAAATTTCCTGAAATGAGAAATGGTATTCTATCCACAAGATGTCATTGTGTACATAGAGATGGTCTTCAAGATTCTTGTCCACTGAGTCAATGTCAAAAAGAACCCGAATGCCTTGATAAACCATGGCCTAGTTGCTTACCAGCAAAATACTTACAATCTCGACATCCAGAACAGTATCCACCATCCAAAAACTGA
- the LOC143302665 gene encoding uncharacterized protein LOC143302665 has translation MVWDCMGRPECMTKLYPVCMPGRNALLKLTELGDMEVALRKFYCADQAREAALAAYCRLVCCNGAEKSCCTNVKAICSSNTKCKPVCIELPPCQPCQPCSIAPCVPPCTSFNICVPCPPPCPPPCPPSCPPLCLPPCPPPCPPPCPPPCPPPCPPLCPPPCPPPCPPPCPPPCPPLCPPPCPPPCPPPCPPPCLQPCPPPCTPCCPPQCPPCPSLCPPCPPCPPCPPCPSCPSCPPCPPCPPCPPLCSPCPPCPPCQPCPLPCSPRVSLCLPSCPPPCPSLCPPPCSPCCSSPCPSMCLSMCPSPCLPLCPLPC, from the coding sequence ATGGTGTGGGATTGTATGGGTAGACCAGAATGTATGACAAAGTTATATCCCGTTTGTATGCCAGGGCGCAACGCGTTGTTGAAATTAACAGAATTGGGAGATATGGAAGTTGCACTAAGGAAATTTTATTGTGCTGATCAAGCAAGGGAAGCTGCTTTGGCTGCCTATTGTAGATTGGTATGCTGCAATGGTGCAGAAAAATCTTGCTGTACAAATGTAAAGGCAATATGTTCAAGCAATACGAAGTGTAAGCCTGTATGTATCGAACTACCACCCTGTCAACCCTGTCAACCATGCAGTATTGCTCCTTGTGTACCACCTTGTACTTCTTTCAACATTTGTGTACCATGCCCACCACCATGCCCACCACCATGCCCACCATCATGCCCACCACTATGTTTACCACCATGCCCACCACCATGCCCGCCACCATGCCCGCCACCATGCCCGCCACCATGCCCGCCACTATGCCCGCCACCATGCCCGCCACCATGCCCGCCACCATGCCCGCCACCATGCCCGCCACTATGCCCACCACCATGCCCACCACCATGCCCACCACCATGCCCACCACCATGCCTACAACCATGTCCACCACCATGTACACCATGCTGCCCCCCACAGTGTCCACCATGTCCATCATTGTGTCCGCCATGTCCGCCGTGTCCGCCATGTCCACCATGTCCATCATGTCCATCATGTCCGCCATGTCCGCCATGTCCGCCATGTCCGCCACTGTGTTCGCCTTGCCCCCCGTGTCCACCATGTCAACCATGTCCATTACCATGCTCACCGCGTGTATCACTATGTTTACCGTCATGTCCTCCACCATGTCCATCACTATGTCCTCCGCCATGTTCACCATGCTGTTCCTCACCTTGTCCATCAATGTGTCTATCAATGTGTCCATCACCATGTCTACCGCTGTGTCCATTACCATGTTAA